In Rissa tridactyla isolate bRisTri1 chromosome 2, bRisTri1.patW.cur.20221130, whole genome shotgun sequence, a single window of DNA contains:
- the HUS1 gene encoding checkpoint protein HUS1 isoform X3 produces MRFRAKIVDLACLNHFSRVINTIAKLAKTCTLCLTDSKLYFILSDKVANGGVSMWCELCQPSLSSSSRIVTHDIPVGVIPRRLWNDFREPSVPDFDVSIYLPVLKTMRSVVERMKNLSNSIVIEANLSGEMNLKIETDLVSVTTHFKDLGNPPWGVKTPSDVLTKCGVLMLLASEDGCQSSAQGRDLESMAEARIDIKKLQQLLAGQQVNPTKALCNIVSKRVVHFILLHEDVSLQYFIPALA; encoded by the exons ATGCGATTTCGGGCTAAGATCGTGGATCTCGCCTGCCTCAACCACTTCAGCC gTGTAATTAACACAATCGCCAAGTTAGCCAAGACCTGCACCCTGTGCCTTACTGACAGCAAGCTGTATTTCATTCTCTCTGATAAAGTAGCAAATGGAGGTGTCAGTATGTGGTGTGAGCTGTGCCAG CCATCCTTATCAAGCAGCAGTAGGATTGTGACACATGATATTCCTGTGGGGGTTATTCCCAGAAGATTGTGGAATGACTTCAGAGAGCCCAGTGTGCCAGACTTTGAT GTCAGTATTTACTTACCAGTGCTGAAAACAATGAGGAGTGTTGTGGAGAGAATGAAGAATCTCAGCAATTCCATT GTGATTGAAGCAAATTTGAGTGGAGAAATGAACTTGAAAATAGAAACTGACTTAGTATCTGTAACAACACATTTTAAAGACTTGGGAAATCCTCCCTGGG GTGTCAAAACTCCTTCTGATGTTTTGACTAAGTGTGGCGTTCTTATGCTTTTAGCATCAGAGGATGGATGTCAAAGTTCTGCTCAAGGCAGAGATCTGGAAAGCATGGCTGAGGCACGCATAGACATCAAgaaactgcagcagctgcttgctgGACAGCAGGTCAATCCCACAAAAGCATTGTGCA ATATTGTAAGTAAAAGAGTTGTCCACTTCATCTTGCTTCATGAGGATGTTTCACTGCAGTATTTTATTCCAGCACTTGCCTGA
- the HUS1 gene encoding checkpoint protein HUS1 isoform X2, protein MRFRAKIVDLACLNHFSRVINTIAKLAKTCTLCLTDSKLYFILSDKVANGGVSMWCELCQGNFFDEFQMEGVAAEHNEIYLELVPENLSRALKTAQNAKAVKIKLTNKHCPCLRVAVELPSLSSSSRIVTHDIPVGVIPRRLWNDFREPSVPDFDVSIYLPVLKTMRSVVERMKNLSNSIVIEANLSGEMNLKIETDLVSVTTHFKDLGNPPWASEDGCQSSAQGRDLESMAEARIDIKKLQQLLAGQQVNPTKALCNIVSKRVVHFILLHEDVSLQYFIPALA, encoded by the exons ATGCGATTTCGGGCTAAGATCGTGGATCTCGCCTGCCTCAACCACTTCAGCC gTGTAATTAACACAATCGCCAAGTTAGCCAAGACCTGCACCCTGTGCCTTACTGACAGCAAGCTGTATTTCATTCTCTCTGATAAAGTAGCAAATGGAGGTGTCAGTATGTGGTGTGAGCTGTGCCAG GGGAATTTCTTCGATGAATTTCAGATGGAAGGAGTAGCTGCAGAGCACAACGAAATCTATTTAGAGTTGGTGCCTGAGAACCTGTCACGAGCCTTAAAAACTGCCCAGAATGCTAAGGCAGTGAAAATCAAGTTGACTAACAAACACTGTCCCTGTCTCCGAGTTGCTGTGGAGTTA CCATCCTTATCAAGCAGCAGTAGGATTGTGACACATGATATTCCTGTGGGGGTTATTCCCAGAAGATTGTGGAATGACTTCAGAGAGCCCAGTGTGCCAGACTTTGAT GTCAGTATTTACTTACCAGTGCTGAAAACAATGAGGAGTGTTGTGGAGAGAATGAAGAATCTCAGCAATTCCATT GTGATTGAAGCAAATTTGAGTGGAGAAATGAACTTGAAAATAGAAACTGACTTAGTATCTGTAACAACACATTTTAAAGACTTGGGAAATCCTCCCTGGG CATCAGAGGATGGATGTCAAAGTTCTGCTCAAGGCAGAGATCTGGAAAGCATGGCTGAGGCACGCATAGACATCAAgaaactgcagcagctgcttgctgGACAGCAGGTCAATCCCACAAAAGCATTGTGCA ATATTGTAAGTAAAAGAGTTGTCCACTTCATCTTGCTTCATGAGGATGTTTCACTGCAGTATTTTATTCCAGCACTTGCCTGA
- the HUS1 gene encoding checkpoint protein HUS1 isoform X1 translates to MRFRAKIVDLACLNHFSRVINTIAKLAKTCTLCLTDSKLYFILSDKVANGGVSMWCELCQGNFFDEFQMEGVAAEHNEIYLELVPENLSRALKTAQNAKAVKIKLTNKHCPCLRVAVELPSLSSSSRIVTHDIPVGVIPRRLWNDFREPSVPDFDVSIYLPVLKTMRSVVERMKNLSNSIVIEANLSGEMNLKIETDLVSVTTHFKDLGNPPWGVKTPSDVLTKCGVLMLLASEDGCQSSAQGRDLESMAEARIDIKKLQQLLAGQQVNPTKALCNIVSKRVVHFILLHEDVSLQYFIPALA, encoded by the exons ATGCGATTTCGGGCTAAGATCGTGGATCTCGCCTGCCTCAACCACTTCAGCC gTGTAATTAACACAATCGCCAAGTTAGCCAAGACCTGCACCCTGTGCCTTACTGACAGCAAGCTGTATTTCATTCTCTCTGATAAAGTAGCAAATGGAGGTGTCAGTATGTGGTGTGAGCTGTGCCAG GGGAATTTCTTCGATGAATTTCAGATGGAAGGAGTAGCTGCAGAGCACAACGAAATCTATTTAGAGTTGGTGCCTGAGAACCTGTCACGAGCCTTAAAAACTGCCCAGAATGCTAAGGCAGTGAAAATCAAGTTGACTAACAAACACTGTCCCTGTCTCCGAGTTGCTGTGGAGTTA CCATCCTTATCAAGCAGCAGTAGGATTGTGACACATGATATTCCTGTGGGGGTTATTCCCAGAAGATTGTGGAATGACTTCAGAGAGCCCAGTGTGCCAGACTTTGAT GTCAGTATTTACTTACCAGTGCTGAAAACAATGAGGAGTGTTGTGGAGAGAATGAAGAATCTCAGCAATTCCATT GTGATTGAAGCAAATTTGAGTGGAGAAATGAACTTGAAAATAGAAACTGACTTAGTATCTGTAACAACACATTTTAAAGACTTGGGAAATCCTCCCTGGG GTGTCAAAACTCCTTCTGATGTTTTGACTAAGTGTGGCGTTCTTATGCTTTTAGCATCAGAGGATGGATGTCAAAGTTCTGCTCAAGGCAGAGATCTGGAAAGCATGGCTGAGGCACGCATAGACATCAAgaaactgcagcagctgcttgctgGACAGCAGGTCAATCCCACAAAAGCATTGTGCA ATATTGTAAGTAAAAGAGTTGTCCACTTCATCTTGCTTCATGAGGATGTTTCACTGCAGTATTTTATTCCAGCACTTGCCTGA